The following proteins come from a genomic window of Rhinoderma darwinii isolate aRhiDar2 unplaced genomic scaffold, aRhiDar2.hap1 Scaffold_701, whole genome shotgun sequence:
- the FCF1 gene encoding rRNA-processing protein FCF1 homolog yields the protein PQVPSCLFFQYNTNLGPPYYVLVDTNFINFSIKAKLDVVQSMMDCLYAKCVPCITDCVMAELEKLGQKYRVALRIAKDPTFERLPCTHQGTYADDCLVQRVTQHKCYIVATVDRELKRRIRKIPGVPIMYISSHRYNIERMPDDYGAPRC from the exons TCCACAGGTGCCTTCCTGCCTGTTCTTCCAGTATAATACCAATCTCGGACCCCCTTACTATGTTCTCGTGGACACCAACTTCATCAATTTCTCTATTAAAGCCAAGCTGGATGTTGTGCAATCCatgatggactgtctgtatgccaAGT GCGTCCCCTGTATCACTGACTGTGTGATGGCAGAACTGGAGAAACTGGGGCAGAAGTACCGGGTAGCTCTCCG GATCGCCAAGGACCCCACATTTGAACGGCTCCCGTGCACCCACCAGGGCACCTATGCGGATGACTGCTTGGTCCAGAGGGTCACTCAG CACAAGTGTTACATCGTGGCCACCGTGGACCGAGAGCTGAAGAGGCGGATACGAAAGATTCCCGGGGTCCCCATCATGTACATCTCAAGCCACAG ATACAACATTGAGAGGATGCCGGACGACTACGGGGCCCCGCGCTGCTAG